The nucleotide sequence ACCGTCCTCGCCGCCTGCTGCGTCCCGTGGGACGACGCGGGCGGCCTGATGGAGCCGGTGTTCCGCGACAGCGTCGCCGACCTGGTGGCGCACGGCCTGCGTCATCTCTACGTCTTCGGCACGGCCGGCGAGGGCCACGCGGTCGACGAGCGGCGCTTCGACCAGGTCGTGGACGTGTTCGCCGACGAGACCGGCCGGCACGGCGTCGACCCGATGATCGGGCTGATCAGTCTGTCGCTGCCGGCGGTGATCGGCCGGATCGAGCGCTGCCTCGACCGCGGGATCAGGGCGTTCCAGCTGTCGCTGCCGTCGTGGGGCGCGCTCAACGACGCCGAGCTGGCGGTGTTCTTCGCGCAGACCTGCGGACGGTTCCCGGAGGCTGACTTCCTGCACTACAACCTGGGCCGGGCCGGCCGGCTGCTCACGCCGGACGACTACGCGAGGCTGGCCGCGGAGCACCCGAACCTGGTCGCCGTCAAGCACACCCGGGCCGACTACGCGACGGTGCACCGCCTGTTCGCGCTGGTCCCGACCGTGCGGCACTTCTTCACCGAGTCCACGTACAGCTACGCCAGCCTGGCCGGCCCGGCCGGCTTCCTGGTGTCGATCGCGTCGGTGCACCCCCGGCGGGCCCGCGAGTACTTCGACGCCGGGGTCGCGCGCGACGTCGGCACGCTCATGGCGACCTGCGCGCAGCTGCTCGAGCTGAGCGGCGAGCTGCACCGGGCCGTCGGGCCGGGCCCGCACATGGACGGCGCGTTCGACAAGATGTTCGCCAAGGTGCGCGACCCGCGGTTCCCGCTGGCGCTGCTGCCGCCGTACCAGAGCGCTTCCGACGACGCCTACCAGGCGTTCCTGACCGCGTTGCGGGAGCGCCACCCCGAGTGGCTGGAGGACCCGTGACGGAGCCGGCGACGATCGCGGTGTGGGCGGCGGCATCGCCGTTCGTGCCCGCCGCCACCCGCACGCTCGACGAGGCGGCGGCGCCGTACGTGCTGCTGCCGGCCGAGCTCGACGATGCCGCCCTCGCCGGCGCCGCCGCGGCGCAGGCGCTGGTCGTCGGCGGCGACTGGGTCACCGCCGAGGTGCTCGGGTCGTTCCCGCGGCTGCGCCTCGTCGTCCGGGGCGGCGTGGGGTTCGACCGGATCGACCTGGCGGCCGCCACGCGGCTCGGCGTCATGGTCACCAACGTCGCCGACTACGGGACGAACGAGGTGGCCGACCACGCGATGCTGCTGATGCTCGCCGCGATCCGCCGGCTCGGGCACTTCACCGCCGAGGCGCACGGGAGCTGGCGGTCCGTCCGGCACCTCCCGGTCACGCGGATCCACGGCCGGCGGCTAGGCATCGTCGGTCTCGGCCGGATCGGCTCGGCGGTGGCGGCGCGGGCCACGGCGTTCGGCCTGGAGGTCGTGGCGTACGACCCGCTGATCGGGCCCGGCGACTTCGCCCCGCGTGGCGTGGCCGCGACCTCGCTGGACGAGCTGCTGGCGACCAGCGACGTGATCAGCCTGCACGCGCCGCTCACCCCGCAGACCCACCACCTCCTCGACGCCGCGGCGTTCGCCCGGATGCGCCGGACGCCGGTGCTCGTCAACACCGCCCGCGGCGGCCTGGTGGACACGGCGGCGCTCGCCGACGCGCTGGACACCGGGCTGGTCGGCGCCGCCGGGCTGGACGTCCTCGAGGGCGAGCCGGACGTCACGGCACACGAAGCCCTGCTCGGCCGCGACGATGTCGTCGTCACGCCGCACGTCGCCTGGTACTCCCAGGGCTCCGAGGAACAGCTCGGCCGCACCGCGGCGCAGCTCGCCCTCGACTTCGTCCGCGACGGCCGCCGGCCCCGGCTGCTCAACCCGGACGTCGCCGTCCGGCCGACCGATGAGGTGACACCGTGACCGACGTGACCGACTCCCCGCCCGCCTTCCCGATGACGCGGCTGACGCCGTTCGACCCGCCGCCCGGCTACGCCGCCGTCCGCGACGCCGGCGGGCTGGCCCGGGTGCGGCTGTGGGACGGGCGCACCGCGTGGCTGGTCACCGGGTACGAGCAGGTGCGCTCGCTGCTCGGCGACCCGCGCATCAGCGTCGACCGCAGCCGGGCCGGGTTCCCGTTCCCGACGCCGGGCCGCGAGGCGCTCGAGCGCTCCGGCGCCACGACGTTCGTCGGCCTTGACCCGCCCGACCACACCCGGCTGCGCCGCGTCTTCACCAAGTACTTCGCGGTCAAGCGGATCGAGACGCTGCGCCCGGTGGTCCAGCGGATCGTCGACGACCTCGTCACCGGCATCCTGGAGGACGGGCCGCCGGCCGACTTCGTCACCGCACTCGCGGGGGAGGTGCCGTCGCGGACGATCTGCCACGTCCTGGGCATGCCGCTGGCCGACCGGGCCCGGTTCCAGGCCCTCGACCACGAACGGAACACCCTCACGACCTCGCCCGAGAACGTGATCCGGGCGACGAACGAGATGCTCGCCTACGCCGACGAGCTGATCACCCGGAAGCAGCGCGAGCCGGCCGACGACCTGATCAGCCGGCTGGTCGCCGACCAGCTCGGCGGCGACACGATCAGCCGGGACGAGCTGGTCGCGGCGGTGCGGCTGCTCATCACGGCCGGCCACGAGACGACGACGAACATGATCGGGCTCGGCATCGCCACGCTGCTGCGCCATCCCGCGCAACTGCGCGAGCTGCGGGCCGACCCGGCGCTGGTGCCGGCGGCCGTAGAGGAGCTGCTGCGCTACATCAGCATCTTCCACATCTCGCCGACCCGAGTCGTGGTCGAGCCGATCGACATCGCCGGGCAGCGCCTCGAGGCCGGCGACGGCGTCATCGCCGCGGTCGCCGGCGCCAACCGCGACGACGCCGCCTTCCCGGACGCCGCGACCTTCGACGTCCACCGCGAGGCGCGCCATCACGTCGCGTTCGGCTACGGGGTGCACCAGTGCCTCGGCCAGCCGCTGGCCCGGGTCGAGCTGCAGACCGTCGTCGAGACGCTGTTCCGGCGCATCCCGTCGCTGCGGTTCGCCGGCGACCCCGATGCGCTGGAGATCAAGGAGTACGCGTTCCTGAGCCTGGCCGCGCTGCCGCTGACGTGGGAGGTGAAGCCATGAAGATCACCCTGGAGGTCGACGCCTGCGTCGGCGGCGGGCAGTGCGTCATGGCCGCGCCGGACGTGTTCGACCAGGACGACGACGGGCTGGTGGTCGTGCTCGACGACGACCCGGCGCCCGAGCGGGCCGACGACGTCCGGCTGGCGGCCCGGCTCTGTCCCGCGCGGGCGATCCAGGTGGAGGACGCTTGACCGCCGCGGTCCGGCGCGTGGTCGTCGTCGGCGCCGGAGCCGCCGGGCTGACCGCCGCCGAGTCGCTGCGGGCCGACGGGTTCGACGGCGACCTCACGCTGATCGGCGCCGAGACGCACGCGCCCTACGACCGGCCGCCGCTGTCGAAGCAGGTGCTGGCTGGCACGTGGGAGCCGGCCCGGCTGGAGCTGCTGTCCGGGCAGCGCTACGACGACCTGCGGATCACCCGCCGGCTGGGCACGCCCGCGACCGCCGCCGACCTCGCGCGCCGAACCGTGCGGGTGGACCGCGCCGACCTGCCCTACGACGCGCTGCTGATCGCGACCGGCGTCCGGCCCCGGACGCTGCCGGGCGCCGCCGGCTTGGGCGGCGTCCACGTGCTGCGGACCGTCGACGACGCCGTCGCGTTCCAGGCCGCCGCGCTGGCCGCCGGCCGGGTGGTCGTCGTCGGCGCCGGCTTCCTCGGCGCCGAGGCCGCGGCGACCCTGCGCGGGCTGGGCGTCTCCGTCACGCTGGTCGACCCGCTGCCCGGCCCGCTGGTGCGCCAGCTCGGCCCCGCCGTGTCGGCGCTGGTCGCGGACCTGCACACCGAGCACGGCGTCGAGCTGCGGACCGGGGTCACGGTCGCGGGCCTGACCAGCGACGTCGGCCGAGTCACCGGCGTCCGGCTGGGCGACGGGACGGTGGTCGCCGCGGACTGCGTGCTGGTGGCCATCGGCTGCGTGCCGGTGACCGAGTGGCTGGCCGGCAGTGGCCTGGACCTCGCCGACGGCGTGGGCTGCGACGCGTCCTGCCGGGCCGCGCCCGGGGTGTTCGCCGCCGGCGACGTCGCGCGGTGGTTCCATCCGGCGCTGGGCGAGACCATCCGGGTCGAGCACCGCACCAACGCCACCGAGCAGGCGATGGCCGCGGCTCGGGCCGTGCTCGGCGGCGACGAGCCGTACGCGCCGGTCCCGTACTTCTGGAGCGACCAGTACGACACCAAGATCCAGGCGTACGGGCACCTGGCCGGCGCGGACCGGTTCGCCGTGGCGAGCGGTTCGCTGGCGCAGCGGCGGTTCGTCGCCCTGTATGGACGCGACGACCGCGTGACCGGCGTGCTCGGCTGGCGCTCGCCGCGCGAGCTGCTGCGCGCGCGGGCTCTGGTGGCCGATGCCACGCGGTGGTCCGACGTCGTCCCGGCCTGACGTGTCAGGGCGCCTCGAGCCCCAGCAGCGCCAGGCTGTCGCGGTCGAGGATGCTCTCGATCGTCTCGGTCTCGATCGCCGGGAACGGCGACCAGTCGCGCGCCGCCATGGCCCGCAGTCCGTCGATGCCCTGCCGCGGCGTCCAGATCGGGTAGTCCGAGCCGAACACCAGCTTGTGCACGACGTCCCACTCCTGTGCCCGGACCATCGCCTGGTAGCCCTCCATCGTGCGCAGCCACATCGCCGACACGTCCGCGTAGACGTTGGCGTGCTTGCGCAGCACGATCACGCACTCGCGCTGCCATGGGTGCGACATGTGCGCCAGGACCATCCGCACGTCCGGGTGCCGGCGGGCCAGCCCGTCGTACACCAGCGGGTGGCTCAGCTCGAGGATCGCGTCGGCCGACGCGCTGGTGCCGGTGTGGATGAGCAGCGGGACGCCGAGCCTGGCCACCTCGCGAAAGAAGTCGTCGTGCCGCGGCTCGCGCACGTCGAAGCCGGCCAGGATCGGGTACAGCTTCACCCCCTTGAGACCGCGCGCCAGCCCGTCCTCCAGCTGGTCCATGACGTCGTCGTCGGACAGGTCCAGCGCCATGTACCCGATCGTCCGCCCGGTCGTCTGCCGAACGAAGTCGGCGATGTACTCGTTCGGCGTCGCCACGCCCAGCCGGGTGGCCCGCAGCCCCACGACGATCGAGACGTCGACGTCCTTCATCGCCTCGCTGTACGCGTCCGGCGGGTTCTCCGGGCGGTCGCCGTAGATGCGGGCCCGGTCCTTCTCGTAGCGGCCGTGGTGGGCCGAGGTGTTGCAGTGCGTGTGCACGTCGACGATCAACGGGGTCTCCTCCTGCGTGCGCGTGCATCATGACTATATGGAATCTCGTGCCATGTCAATGGACGGCTGGGCCGGGACGTGCTGGCATCGACATCACGTGCCTGTCCTGCGCTGATCGGTCGTGCGACAGCGGCGGTGCTAGTCTGCGCGCAGGGCCGGGGCGGGGTGACGGTGCCGCTGATGCCCAGCAAATATGGAAGCTGCTTCCACGATCCGGCGAGAGGGAGTGCGCCCATGGAGACGTCGACCGCCCACTACCACTCGCAGGCGCTCACGCGCGGGCTGCGCGTCCTCGTGCACATCGCGGCCGCCGGTCGCCCGGTCACGCTCACCGAGCTGCACGAGGCGACGGCGCAGCCGAAGAGCACCCTGGTCCGGCTGCTCGCGGTGCTCGAGGAGCAGGACTTCCTGCTGCGCGTCGACGAGCGACCGGCGTTCACACTCGGCCACGGCGTGCTGCCGATCGTCACCGCCTACCTCGACAGCGGCACACCGGTCGACCTGCTCCGCCCCTACGTCCGGGCGCTCGCGCACGAGGTCGGCTGGACCGCCAAGTACTCCGCCCTCGACGGCCAGCACGCCGCCGACCTGTGCGTCGAGTTCCCCGACCGGCCGCTGCACTTCACCGGCAAGGAGGGCGGCCTCTCGCCGGCCCACGCGTCCGGCGTCGGCAAGGCGATGCTGGCCGGCCTCACCCTCGACCAGGCCCGCGAGCACCTGCCGGCCCAGCCGTTCCACCAGTTCACCGAGCGCACCATCGTCACCGAGCGGGCCCTCGAGGCCGAACTGCGCCGCATCCGCGACCGCGGCTACGCCATCGACGACGAGGAGTGCGCCCGCGGCCTGCGCTGCGTCGCCGTCGCCGTCCGCGTCGACGGCGAGCCGCGCGGCGCCCTCGGCGTCTCCGGCCCGGCCGCCGAACTCACCGCCGACCGCGAGACCGAGATCGCCGCGACCCTGCACGAGGTCGCCGCCGAACTCGCCGCAGACGCCCGCGTCCAACCGGTGCTCGCGATGTTCGCCCGCGGCGCGATCCCCCGCGGCCGCTGACCACACACACCGCCGCACTCTGCCCACAGCGCGCCGGCCACGGCCCGCGGGCCACAGCCCACAACCCACAACCCGCCGGCCACAGGCCTCAGGCCCGCCGACCCCGGCCCATTGGCCCGCTGACATCCGACCACCGGCCGCTGGGCACAGGTCGCCGATCTTGGTCCGCCGACCTCGTACCGCCGGCCATCGGCGCGCCGCTGGCCGTGGACCACGGCCGGGTTCGCTCCTGGGTGGGCGTTCTCGAATCGAAGGGTTGACTTGAGCACCAACTGTTGGCGCTCAAGTCAACCCTTCGAATCGAGCGCAGGCACACCGCGGTCCCCACCACGATCGCGCCGCGATCCCGCCGAGCCGCCCGGCCGTCCGGCTGTCCGTCTGATCGGGCGTCCACAGGCTGGCGAGGGGGTGGAGGTTGTCCACAATCGGGTCTGTAGGCGGCCGCGGCGTCGGTCCGGCGCGGGACGATGGCGGCATGGATGTCGGTGCGTTGATTCTCCAGGCCAGAGTCGCGGCCGGGCTCTCGCAGCGGGAGCTGGCGTGCTGCGGGCGGTGCTGGCGGCGGCGGGCAAGCAGCTGCACGCCGAGCTCGAGCCGCTGGACGCTGACGTGCGGGCGGCGATCGCCCGGGTGGCGGCGCAGCCGATCGCGGACCGGAAGGCGGTCATGCACTGGTATTGGCTGCGTGGGTACGTGGGGGCGGACTACCGGGTCGAGGGCGTCGCCGCTGCGGAGTTGCTCGGTGCGCCGCTGCCGGTGGATCACCTCGACATCGCGCTCGCCGACGAGCCGGCCGCCTTTGCCACCTTGGTGTGCCCGCCTTCGGAGTTCTGGGCGCGGCTCTCGGTCAGGCGACACACGTGGTCGTTCGGGTACCCACGGCTGCGGCTGGGAGCCGACGACCGGGAGATCGCCAAGGCGGTCGCGGGGCTGCGCGACGTGCTACGGGACGAGTGCCCCGACGGCACGTTCTGGATGGCCAACGCCGGATGCCGCGCCCGGGTCCGGTTGGTGCCGCCCGACGAGGTCGGGTCCTACGTCGAGGTCGCCACCCCTGAGGGCGTGGTCCGGGTCGCACCGCTGCACGAGATCGAGAGCACCGACCCGCGGGTGACTCGGGTGCTGCGGGTCCTGCGCGAGGACGCGACGACCGCGCGACCCGGTGAACGCAGCGGCTAGGGCGCGTCTCCCAAGTCCATGGCCTACTGCGCGACGCCCAGGCGGCGCCTCGCTGCGTTCTCGTCAGTCGTCATAGAACCCCGCTATGACTCCCTCCTCGGCCTTGCGAGGCATCCACCTGGACGCCGCTCGCTATGGCCGAGACTTGGGAGACACGCCCTAGTGGGCGGTGCCGTCGGCCTTCATGCCGGCGAGGACGTCGCGGGCGGCGTCCAGGGTCCGGTCGACGTCCTCTTCGGTGTGCGAGCCGGAGACGTGGTTGCGCTTGAGCGACATAGGGATCATCAGGAAGCCCTTGTCGGTCATCCGGCGGTGGAACCCGGCGTAGGCCTGGTCGTCGTTGCGCATGAGGTCGCGGTAGCCGCGGATCGGGCCGGCGGCGAAGTACAGCGAGAACACACCGCCGAACCCGGCGACCGTGGCCTCCAGGCCCAGCTCGGCCACGATCGAGGCCAGCCCGGACCGCATCCGCTCGCCCAGCGCGTGCGTGCGGGTATAGAAGTCGGGGTTCGCGCGCAGGTGGTCGATGGTGGCGATGGCGGCCGTCGCGCCGATGGCGTAGCCGTTGAAGGTGCCGGCCAGCAGCACGTCGCCCTTCTGGCCGTCGAACCGCTCCATCAGCGAGCGCGGTCCGGCCAGCCCGCCGATCGGGTAGCCGTTGGCCATGCCCTTGCCGAAGGTGGTGAGGTCGGGCCGGACGCCGCAGATTTCCTGGTAGCCGCCGAGGGCGTGCCGGAAGCCGGTGATGACCTCGTCGAAGATCAGCAGCGACCCGTGCTCGCTGGTCAGGGCGCGCAGGCCGTCGACGAACTCCTGGGTCGGGACGAGGGCGCCGACGTTGTGCGGGATCGGCTCCATGATGACCGCGGCGATCCGCTCCGGGAACTGCTCGAACAGCGCTCGCACGGAGTCGAGGTCGTTGAACTCGGCGATCAGCGTCGACTCGAGGGCGGTGTCGAGGATGCCGGCCGACAGCGGGTCGTGACCGTAGGCCAGCTCCGGGCGGGAGATGACGTTGCGGGCGACGGCGTCGTGCCAGCCGTGGAAGCCGCCCTGGAACTTCACCAGCAGCTGCCGGCCGGTGGCCGCGCGGGCCAGCCGCACCGCCTGCGCGGTCGCCTCGGACCCGCTCATCGTGGCGATCATCATCTCGGCGGACGGGATCGCCTCGATCACGCGGGTGGCCAGCTCGACCTCGAGCTCGGTGACGCCCAGGCCGAACAGGTCCAGGGTGCCGACGGCGGCCCGGACCGGGTCGTCGACCACGGGGGAGTTGTGCCCGAGCAGGATCGCGCCGAACGCGGCGTGGTAGTCCAGGTACCGGTTGCCGTCGAGGTCGACGACGTAGGCGCCGTCGCCGCCGCCGAACGCGTACGGGTGGCCCACGTACCGCGTCGCCGAGTTCACGCCGCCGGGCAGCACCTCCGCCGCGGCTTGCTGCAGTGCCCAGCCGCGGGTGGACGAGCCGCGTGGGTCGTGGTCGGAGGCTGCCGTGCCGATCCCCGGGGACATCGGACTCCTGTTCCCGCGCCGCGGCCGGCTCGACGGCCGTCTCGCGACGCCTCTTGGTGGTGTCGTTGCCCGGAAGCGTAGGTTGCTTCGTCAAGCATGGCAAGACGTTCCATTTCGCGCCGCGTTACGCGATCGTCACAGCGACGGGCCTTGACAGGGCCACGGTCGCGACCCAAAGATGACTCGGCATGGCACGCCATTCCGTGATTGACGACACGTCGCCGCTCGGCGTCGTGATCGTCGGAGCCGGCTTCATCGCCGACCACCACGGCGCCGCGCTGCGCGCCAGTTCGCGAGCCCGCCTCGCCGGCGTCGTCGACGTCGACGCGGGCCGGGCCGGCGCCGCCGCGACCGCCGCCGGCGGCGTGCCCTGGACCACCGACCTGGCCGAGGCGCTGGCCCGTCCGGACGTCGGCGCGGCCATCGTGTGCACGCCGAACATGACGCACGAGCCGATCGCGCTCCAGGTGGCCGCCGCGGGCAAGCACCTGCTGATGGAGAAGCCGCTGACCATCACGGTGCCGTCCGCTCGGGCCGTCGCCGAGGCCTTCGACGCCGCCGGGACGGTCGTGATGGCCGCGCACACCCACCGGTTCTACGACTACGCCCGGGCGGTGAACGACGCCATCGTCGGCGGCGCGATCGGCCGGCCGGTGTTCGCCAGACTCGCGCTGCTCGGCGGCTGGATCTGGCCGGACTGGCGGGCCTGGGTGCTCGACCCGGCGAAGTCCGGCGGGCATGCCCTGCACAACGGCGTCCACCTGCTCGACCTGGTCAGCTGGTGGCTGCGCGACGAGCCGGTCTCCGTCTACGCGCGCGGCGCGAAGCGCACGGCCGCCGAGCTGCGCATCCACGACTATCTGGAGATGCACGTGCGCTACGCCGGCGGCGCCGACGCGGTGTGCGAGATGAGCCGTGGCCACCGCCCGTCCACCCTGGACCGCCGCGACGTGCTGGTGGCCGGAACCGACGGCGTGCTGCAGCTGCCGGCCGAGGGCTGGGGATCGACCGTCGTGACGGAGTCCGGGACGAGCCTGCTGCACCCGCAGGCCGCCAACGGGTTCGCCGTCCAGCTGGATGCCTGGCTGGACGCGATCGCCGACCCCGGCGCGGAGCGGGCGATGACCCCGGCCGACGGCGTCCGCGCGGTCGCGCTGGGCGTCGCGACCGAGCTGTCCATCGAGCGCGGCGAGCCGGTGACCCTCGACGAGGTCATGCAGGGGGTGACCCAATGAGTGTGCCAGCGACTGACACCACCCTCGGCGTCGCGCTGCTCGGCTTCGCCGGCCTCGGCCCGGACCAGGACCACCAGACCTCGATGTACCGGCCGGCGTTCGAGGCGCATCCAGGCTTCGAGGTCCTGCCCGGGACCACTGGGTTCGACGACCCTGCCGTCGACGTCGTCAGCGTCTGCGTCGCGCCGGACCGCCGCGCCGACGCCGTCATCGCCGCACTTCGAGCCGGCAAGCACGTGCTCGTCGACAAGCCGCTGGCACTGACCGCCGCCGACGCCGCTCGGGTCGCCGCCGTCGCCGCCGAGACCGGCAACGTCTGCCTGCCCGCCCACCACCAGCGGTTCCACCCGATGATCGCGGCCGCGCGCGGCGCCGTCGCCGGGGGGAAGGTCGGGCTGCCGTGGAACGTGCAGGCCGACTTCCTGGTCGCGGGCGGCACGCCGTCGCCGGCCGGCGAGCTGGCCAACTTCGCCGTCTACCCGATCGACGTGGTGCTCGCGCTCACCGGGCTGCGGGTCCGGCGGGTGTTCGCGCGGCTCTCGACGCACTGGAGCGACGGTGACGCGGACGACTTCGCGCTGCTGTTCCTCACCCACGAGAACGGCCTGACCAGCACGATCAGCGTCGGTCGCCTCCGTGAGCTGGCCGACACCCGGCCGGCCGGTCTGGCCGTGCACCGCTACCGCGTCAGCGGCTCGCACGGCGTCCTCGACATCGACGCCTCGCGCCCGGCTGTCGTCCTCCGCCGGGCCGAGGCGTCGAGCCCGACGTGGCACGGCCCCTCGACGGTCGACCGGCTGCTCGACGAGTTGCACGCGGCCGTCGTCGCGGGCCGCCCGAGCAGCCCGTCCGCCGCCGACGCTGTCCAGGTCGCCGAGATCGTCGACGCGGCCCGCGCGTCGGCCGCGTCCGGACATCCCGTCGATCTTCAGGAAGGCACCCGATGAAGCTGGTCAGCTACACCCGCGACGGTGCGACCCGGCACGGGTACGTCGCCGACGAGGCCGCCGGCACGGTGGCCGAACTCGGCGACGGCGACCTCGCCGCAGTGATCGCGGCCGGCGCCGGCACCGACGCCGGCTGGCGCCCGGGCCCGCCGTCGGCCACCCACGGGCCGGCTGAGCTGACGTTCCGTGCCCCGATCACGCGCCCCACGAAGGTGCTGGCGGTGGCCGCGAACTACCAGGACCACGTCGCCGAGGGCGGCGGCGCGCCCCTGGACAAGAGCACCCTGGCGCCGCGGCTGTTCCTCAAGCCCGGCACGTCCGTCGCCGACCCGGGCGCGGACATCGCCCTGCCGGTGGTCAGCACCCAGGTCGACTGGGAGGCCGAGCTGGTCGTCGTCGTGGGCCGGGGCGGGCGGGACATCCCGGTGGAGAAGGCCCTCGACCACGTGGCCGGCTACGCCGTGGGCAACGACGTGTCGGCCCGATCGGTCGACTACGGCTACCAGCGCGACACCTCGTCTCCGGCGGTCGGCTACTTCGACTGGCTGGCCGGGAAATGGCCGGACGGCTTCGCGCCGTACGGCCCGTACCTCGTCACGGCCGACGAGGTGCCCGATCCGCAGGACCTCGGCATCGAGCTCGAGGTCAACGGCACGCTCCGCCAGCAGGGGAGCACGGCCGGCATGATCTTCACCGTCGCCGAACTGGTCGCGTTCGCCTCGCGGCTGATGACCCTCGAACCCACCGACATCATCATGACCGGGACGCCGGCCGGGGTCGGTGCGGCGTCGGGGACCTATCTCGCCGCGGGCGACGAGATGACGGTGCGCATCGCCGGCCTCGGCGCCCTCACGAATCGCGTGGTTCAACCCAACTCTGAGAGGTAGCTGTGAGACGTTCCCGAGCGCAACACGCAGCCCTGATCTCCGCCGGCATGGCGATGGTCCTCGCCGTCGCGGCCTGTTCCGATCCGACCCAGAACGACGACACCGACAGTGCCGGCGACGAGGGCACCGACGGCGCGGCCGAGGACACCACCCTCAACGCGTACCTCTACCAGCCGCCGGCCGCGAACTGGAGCCCGATGGCCCCGGCCAACGGCCCCGACGGCGTCGTCATGAACCTCATCTACGACTCGCTGCTGGGTGTGAACCCCGACTACGAGCTGTACCCGCGGCTGGCCACCGACCTGCCGGAGATCTCCGAGGACGGCCTGACCATCACGTACACCCTCCAGGAGGGCCTGACGTGGAGCGACGGTGAGCCGTTCACCGCCGAGGACGTCGTCTTCACCTACAACCTGATGGCGAACCCCGACACCGGCAGCACCGCGTCCGCCCGGTTCGTCGACGTCGTCGGCGGTCCGGAGGTGACGGCCGGCACCGCCGACACCGTCTCCGGCTTCACCGCGCCTGACGAGCACACCTTCCAGATCCAGCTCACCAAGCCGAACGTGGGCATCGTCGGGCTGACCCAGAACATCTGGATCGTCCCGCAGCACGTGCTGGCCGATGTGCCGCTGGACGAGATGGACACCACCGAGTTCTTCACCCAGAGCCCCACAGTCGGGCTCGGGCCGTACACGTTCGTCGAGTACCAGACCGACCAGTACATCCACCTCGTGAAGAACCCCGCGTTCCGGGAGGGCGAGGTCGACATCGACGAGATCTTCCTCCGCCCGGTGACGTCGGACGTCGCCACCGCCCAGCTGGGCACGGGTGAGATGGATCTGGCCCAGATCGCGCCGCCGGACCTGGAGACGGTCGAGGCGCTGGACGGCATCGAGGTGGGCTCAGGCCCGGGCGCCGGCTACATCCG is from Jiangella alkaliphila and encodes:
- a CDS encoding Gfo/Idh/MocA family protein, which gives rise to MARHSVIDDTSPLGVVIVGAGFIADHHGAALRASSRARLAGVVDVDAGRAGAAATAAGGVPWTTDLAEALARPDVGAAIVCTPNMTHEPIALQVAAAGKHLLMEKPLTITVPSARAVAEAFDAAGTVVMAAHTHRFYDYARAVNDAIVGGAIGRPVFARLALLGGWIWPDWRAWVLDPAKSGGHALHNGVHLLDLVSWWLRDEPVSVYARGAKRTAAELRIHDYLEMHVRYAGGADAVCEMSRGHRPSTLDRRDVLVAGTDGVLQLPAEGWGSTVVTESGTSLLHPQAANGFAVQLDAWLDAIADPGAERAMTPADGVRAVALGVATELSIERGEPVTLDEVMQGVTQ
- a CDS encoding Gfo/Idh/MocA family protein; translated protein: MSVPATDTTLGVALLGFAGLGPDQDHQTSMYRPAFEAHPGFEVLPGTTGFDDPAVDVVSVCVAPDRRADAVIAALRAGKHVLVDKPLALTAADAARVAAVAAETGNVCLPAHHQRFHPMIAAARGAVAGGKVGLPWNVQADFLVAGGTPSPAGELANFAVYPIDVVLALTGLRVRRVFARLSTHWSDGDADDFALLFLTHENGLTSTISVGRLRELADTRPAGLAVHRYRVSGSHGVLDIDASRPAVVLRRAEASSPTWHGPSTVDRLLDELHAAVVAGRPSSPSAADAVQVAEIVDAARASAASGHPVDLQEGTR
- a CDS encoding fumarylacetoacetate hydrolase family protein yields the protein MKLVSYTRDGATRHGYVADEAAGTVAELGDGDLAAVIAAGAGTDAGWRPGPPSATHGPAELTFRAPITRPTKVLAVAANYQDHVAEGGGAPLDKSTLAPRLFLKPGTSVADPGADIALPVVSTQVDWEAELVVVVGRGGRDIPVEKALDHVAGYAVGNDVSARSVDYGYQRDTSSPAVGYFDWLAGKWPDGFAPYGPYLVTADEVPDPQDLGIELEVNGTLRQQGSTAGMIFTVAELVAFASRLMTLEPTDIIMTGTPAGVGAASGTYLAAGDEMTVRIAGLGALTNRVVQPNSER
- a CDS encoding ABC transporter substrate-binding protein, coding for MAMVLAVAACSDPTQNDDTDSAGDEGTDGAAEDTTLNAYLYQPPAANWSPMAPANGPDGVVMNLIYDSLLGVNPDYELYPRLATDLPEISEDGLTITYTLQEGLTWSDGEPFTAEDVVFTYNLMANPDTGSTASARFVDVVGGPEVTAGTADTVSGFTAPDEHTFQIQLTKPNVGIVGLTQNIWIVPQHVLADVPLDEMDTTEFFTQSPTVGLGPYTFVEYQTDQYIHLVKNPAFREGEVDIDEIFLRPVTSDVATAQLGTGEMDLAQIAPPDLETVEALDGIEVGSGPGAGYIRTSVNEKKPYLQDVRLRQAMMYAIDRQGLIDEAMAGEAQRVNGSFMNEALPDDLEAYDYDPDRARELLAEMGWDPEQVVELSWIPGQRDRDTAATIVEAQLNEVGIKLVLNQVQPGELTDMMNAQSYDMTLYGGGNYATEPFSVYPINGCATWFPDGANLTFWCNEEFDALMLEANSTVDEAARYELFQQAARIENAEVPMIYLYNPNTIWAYTDRLTGFEPIGDQTNPFWNVQEWSLDG